In one window of Myxococcales bacterium DNA:
- the tssM gene encoding type VI secretion system membrane subunit TssM produces MIWFWLLALFIVLGTWVGGFFLGWALWLKIVLTVVAALIVGGAYVGRMLRNRMRDKALERELLKQAEQQAINARPDRRAEIAQLQVQFQRGLQALRQSRLGSGKTTALYALPWYMLVGPPGAGKTTALRHSGLPFPVLDGDGKGLRGIGGTRNCDWWFTNDAILLDTAGRYTTESDDHDEWTSFLDLLKKFRPSKPINGVLVGISITDILESNEEQIDAYARKIRSRVDEVMSRLQMVVPVYVVFTKVDLIDGFSEFWADLRKSERSQMWGMTFPLAAAPDRDAAKAFQEEFERLVSTLHARSVRRLAQERNPDARAKIFQFPAEFRAIESSVAEFLNALFQKNQFSETPIFRGVYFTSGTQEGRPLSRIVSGMLRAFNLSPASVGPDTQPQTEAKSYFLTDVFRRVVFPDQDVAARTEGELRRQLIQRIGFAAAAFLLAMMVLLPSSCTFMKNRELVATAELLAAEAGKVNWAETNVGVVDKAKKLDEMRNQLKQLDDWRRDGAPIAYRWGMYAGDNLYEPLRTVYVANLQTAFALPSKARLEDELRAVGDSSTLTTDQYNTHFNRLRAYLEMCDIEHLELEWEPSALTEAWGRALGANQKADKEVLKGHVAYYVELTKRKEIPLWHCDANLVNRVRSILRRLSQADRDYSALVRDANENVAPITRDTVFLNTAFGSYITSKSRPEVLVPGAFTKLGWELYVRGRLGKDRAKQLAADRWVLGENQAISVEQMEKLLADVRDRYFTNFSRAWAEFIRDLDVRKPDSNQTALEELSALSEVPWPYLRLTRVLGENVLLEEAKTDQVASAVTNIAKGELKEAITQNETVGRLGLVDAGLVPLPGAPAKRWVSPPEAAFEPMLKFGLPSVAPGQTNVEPAAGAQTATRLGHYQDRIVSKLVAVLTDLRDSKGRGVDGKSVTSAFEDAIRGTNELLTGSQSGFTRPLLSPLLLNPIELAYGGSLHDVAGAAGGNWELDVWKKWHERMEDGYPFTDTWKDVALAYYSEFFKPKGLLFDFYEKNLRGQLELQGAHFVPTTRFNQAIGFTGPFLKCYDRGLEFQKATFADGGEEPGVDFEINLHSVSDNIAEVTFEIDGANRTYKNEPEQWLSVRWPAKDKAISGGKVRVRGYSGLVEEIGRPGEWGLFRLLDSATKIEQGTLGGKVGATPTMVVTWNLRSQAAVVKMDLRPSKRDSVFPPYVTKKERMFRNYDCPRVLSRGVRGR; encoded by the coding sequence ATGATCTGGTTCTGGCTCCTCGCCCTCTTCATCGTCCTCGGCACGTGGGTCGGCGGGTTCTTCCTCGGCTGGGCCCTGTGGCTGAAGATCGTCCTTACGGTCGTCGCCGCACTCATCGTCGGCGGCGCGTACGTCGGACGCATGCTGCGCAATCGCATGCGCGACAAAGCGCTCGAACGCGAGTTGCTGAAGCAAGCCGAGCAGCAAGCCATCAACGCGCGCCCCGATCGACGCGCGGAGATCGCGCAGCTCCAGGTTCAGTTCCAACGCGGCCTCCAGGCGCTGCGCCAGAGCCGCCTTGGCAGCGGCAAGACGACGGCCCTCTACGCGCTGCCTTGGTACATGCTCGTGGGCCCGCCCGGCGCCGGTAAAACCACCGCGCTTCGCCACTCGGGCTTGCCGTTCCCGGTCCTCGACGGTGACGGCAAAGGCCTCCGCGGCATCGGCGGCACGCGCAACTGCGATTGGTGGTTCACCAACGACGCGATCCTCCTCGACACCGCCGGCCGCTACACGACCGAGTCTGACGACCACGACGAGTGGACGTCGTTCCTCGATCTGCTCAAGAAATTCCGCCCTAGCAAGCCCATCAACGGGGTTCTGGTCGGCATCAGCATCACCGACATCCTGGAGTCGAACGAGGAACAGATCGACGCCTACGCGCGCAAGATTCGTTCGCGCGTCGACGAGGTCATGAGCCGCCTGCAGATGGTGGTGCCCGTCTACGTCGTCTTCACGAAGGTCGACTTGATCGACGGGTTCTCCGAGTTCTGGGCCGATCTTCGGAAGAGCGAACGCTCGCAGATGTGGGGCATGACGTTTCCCCTCGCGGCCGCGCCCGACCGTGACGCGGCCAAAGCTTTCCAGGAAGAATTCGAGCGCCTCGTTTCCACGTTGCACGCGCGCTCCGTTCGCCGGCTCGCGCAAGAGCGAAATCCCGACGCGCGCGCCAAAATCTTCCAGTTTCCGGCCGAATTTCGCGCCATCGAGTCGAGCGTCGCCGAGTTTCTGAACGCCCTCTTTCAGAAGAACCAGTTCAGCGAGACGCCCATCTTCCGCGGCGTGTACTTCACGAGCGGCACGCAAGAGGGCCGCCCGCTCTCTCGCATCGTGTCGGGCATGCTTCGGGCCTTCAACCTCAGCCCCGCGAGCGTCGGTCCGGACACGCAGCCCCAAACGGAAGCGAAGAGCTACTTTCTCACAGACGTCTTCCGTCGCGTCGTGTTCCCGGATCAGGACGTCGCCGCCCGCACGGAAGGCGAGCTCCGCCGGCAGCTGATTCAACGGATCGGCTTCGCCGCCGCCGCGTTCCTTCTGGCGATGATGGTCTTGCTCCCGTCGTCGTGCACGTTCATGAAGAACCGCGAGCTGGTCGCGACCGCGGAGCTCCTCGCCGCCGAGGCCGGCAAGGTCAACTGGGCCGAGACCAACGTCGGCGTCGTCGACAAGGCGAAGAAGCTCGACGAGATGCGCAACCAGTTGAAGCAGCTCGACGATTGGCGTCGCGACGGCGCGCCCATCGCCTACCGCTGGGGCATGTACGCCGGCGACAACCTCTACGAGCCGCTCCGCACGGTCTACGTCGCCAACTTGCAGACGGCCTTTGCGCTGCCCAGCAAGGCGCGTCTCGAGGACGAGCTGCGCGCCGTGGGCGACAGCTCCACGCTCACGACGGACCAATACAACACGCACTTCAACCGTCTCCGCGCGTACCTCGAGATGTGCGACATCGAGCACCTCGAGCTCGAGTGGGAGCCGAGCGCCCTGACCGAGGCGTGGGGGCGCGCGCTCGGCGCGAACCAGAAGGCCGACAAAGAGGTCTTGAAGGGGCACGTCGCCTACTACGTCGAACTCACCAAGCGGAAGGAGATCCCGCTTTGGCATTGCGACGCGAACCTGGTGAACCGCGTGCGCTCCATCTTGCGCCGCCTCTCGCAGGCCGATCGCGACTACAGCGCCCTCGTTCGTGACGCCAACGAGAACGTCGCTCCGATCACGCGCGACACCGTGTTCCTCAACACGGCCTTCGGCTCCTACATCACCTCGAAGAGCCGCCCCGAGGTCCTGGTGCCGGGCGCATTCACGAAGCTCGGCTGGGAGCTCTACGTCCGGGGTCGCCTCGGCAAAGACCGCGCGAAGCAGCTCGCGGCCGACCGCTGGGTCCTCGGTGAGAACCAGGCCATCAGCGTGGAGCAGATGGAGAAGCTGCTCGCCGACGTACGCGACCGTTACTTCACCAACTTCTCCCGCGCCTGGGCTGAGTTCATTCGGGACCTCGACGTGCGCAAGCCCGACAGCAACCAGACGGCGCTTGAGGAGCTGTCGGCGCTGAGCGAAGTGCCGTGGCCCTACCTGCGACTGACGCGCGTCCTCGGCGAGAACGTCTTGCTTGAAGAGGCGAAGACGGATCAGGTGGCGTCGGCCGTCACGAACATCGCCAAAGGCGAGCTCAAGGAGGCCATCACGCAGAACGAGACCGTGGGCCGGCTCGGACTCGTGGACGCGGGCCTCGTCCCCCTTCCCGGTGCGCCCGCGAAGCGCTGGGTCTCGCCGCCCGAGGCGGCCTTCGAGCCGATGCTCAAGTTCGGTCTGCCGTCGGTGGCGCCGGGCCAAACCAACGTCGAGCCCGCGGCAGGAGCCCAGACGGCGACGCGCCTCGGTCACTACCAAGATCGCATCGTCTCCAAGCTTGTGGCCGTCTTGACGGACCTCCGCGACTCAAAGGGCAGGGGCGTCGACGGCAAGAGCGTCACGTCGGCCTTCGAGGACGCCATCCGCGGCACCAACGAGCTTCTGACCGGGTCGCAAAGTGGCTTCACGCGCCCCTTGCTCTCGCCGCTGCTCCTAAACCCCATCGAGCTCGCCTATGGCGGCTCGCTCCACGATGTGGCCGGCGCAGCCGGTGGCAACTGGGAGCTCGACGTGTGGAAGAAGTGGCACGAGCGTATGGAGGACGGCTACCCGTTCACCGACACGTGGAAGGACGTGGCGCTCGCCTACTACTCCGAGTTCTTCAAGCCTAAAGGCCTCCTCTTCGACTTCTACGAGAAGAACCTCCGAGGCCAACTCGAGCTGCAAGGCGCGCACTTCGTCCCGACGACGCGCTTCAACCAGGCCATCGGCTTCACGGGGCCGTTCCTCAAGTGTTACGACCGAGGCCTCGAGTTCCAGAAGGCCACCTTCGCCGACGGCGGAGAGGAGCCCGGCGTCGACTTCGAGATCAACCTTCACTCGGTGAGCGACAACATCGCCGAGGTTACCTTCGAGATCGACGGCGCGAACCGCACCTACAAGAACGAGCCGGAGCAGTGGCTCAGCGTGCGCTGGCCCGCGAAAGACAAGGCCATCTCGGGTGGCAAAGTCCGCGTGCGTGGCTACAGCGGCTTGGTGGAGGAGATCGGACGCCCGGGCGAGTGGGGGCTCTTCCGCCTCCTCGACTCGGCCACCAAGATCGAGCAGGGCACGCTCGGCGGCAAGGTCGGCGCGACGCCTACGATGGTCGTCACGTGGAACCTCCGTTCGCAGGCGGCCGTCGTGAAGATGGACCTCCGGCCGTCGAAGCGCGACAGCGTCTTTCCGCCGTACGTGACGAAGAAGGAGCGCATGTTCCGCAACTACGATTGCCCGCGGGTGCTCTCTCGAGGCGTCAGGGGGCGGTAG
- a CDS encoding DotU family type IV/VI secretion system protein, whose product MTLSKSDSMYFACADVLALGNQLATRRDLPPPDELQRRVSAMLETMTRRCREAQIPDSDIEEAKYAVVALIDEQIFRSPWPGRQQWLARPLQFVYYNENTAGEGFFQRLERLQVQPDRRHVLEVYFLCLALGFQGKYAVRGGDGLLGLSEHVGSQLAASLPGSDVISPRGEAPETVRGGRKQNMPIVAVGLGFFAFTVVIFMFLKAFLWFGTQSAASTMTKAAPVVPAGKP is encoded by the coding sequence ATGACGTTGAGCAAGTCGGACAGCATGTACTTCGCCTGCGCCGACGTCTTGGCGTTGGGCAACCAGCTCGCGACGCGGCGCGATCTTCCGCCACCGGACGAGCTTCAGCGCCGTGTATCGGCGATGCTCGAGACGATGACGCGGCGCTGCCGCGAGGCGCAGATCCCCGATAGCGACATCGAAGAAGCGAAATACGCGGTCGTCGCGCTCATCGATGAGCAGATCTTCCGGTCGCCCTGGCCGGGGCGTCAGCAGTGGCTCGCGCGCCCGCTGCAGTTCGTCTACTACAACGAGAACACCGCCGGCGAAGGCTTCTTCCAGCGGCTCGAGCGGCTGCAAGTGCAGCCCGATCGTCGCCACGTCCTCGAGGTCTACTTCCTCTGCCTCGCGCTGGGCTTCCAGGGCAAATACGCCGTGCGCGGCGGCGATGGCCTGCTCGGGCTCTCGGAGCACGTCGGCTCCCAGCTCGCGGCGAGCCTCCCCGGCTCCGACGTCATCAGCCCCCGCGGAGAAGCGCCCGAGACGGTGCGCGGCGGGCGGAAACAAAACATGCCCATCGTCGCCGTCGGCTTGGGCTTCTTCGCCTTCACCGTCGTGATCTTCATGTTCCTCAAAGCCTTCCTCTGGTTCGGAACGCAGAGCGCGGCCAGCACGATGACCAAAGCGGCACCGGTGGTGCCAGCAGGGAAGCCATGA
- the tssK gene encoding type VI secretion system baseplate subunit TssK, with the protein MKPRKLLWNEGLFVTQHHFQQLDRYHETLLTERVRATNRYDWGVVDIEIDERALATGALRVTRLVGILPDGTPIACGDGFDDIIPPRPLESAFGPQVKQLDVFIALPDEVDNAPNLDPDPKQLVTSRYIRGDASVLDYNTGTTEQPMSWARRTVRLLFGEEHQEAMVVMRIGQVMRGPTGAMSLRTDVIPPVLRIGASTMLMTGFSRLLSRMTGKQRALAETRKQRTEAAVEFLASDATKFWLLNALNLWIPVFSHLVEEGRHHPSDAYVSLGQLIGQLCTFAVDGDPSAIPRFDYLELGDVFRKLFDRAEFLLEAVIAEKYTEIELKKREDGMYLGNLPDPSILQHEFFVGAQGSIGETALRDKLPRLSKIASWNQISSILNSAVNGAKLELEYRPPGALPVRGGMVFFRVQKTPEFWSDIVTTGTIALYQPIEPSAVTLTLYAVDPSSLK; encoded by the coding sequence ATGAAGCCGCGCAAGCTTCTCTGGAACGAGGGGCTGTTCGTTACGCAGCACCACTTTCAGCAGCTCGATCGTTACCACGAGACGCTGCTCACAGAGCGCGTGCGCGCGACCAATCGCTACGATTGGGGCGTCGTCGACATCGAGATCGATGAGCGCGCGCTCGCGACCGGGGCCCTTCGCGTGACGAGGCTCGTTGGGATCCTTCCCGACGGGACGCCCATCGCCTGTGGCGACGGCTTCGACGACATCATTCCGCCCCGCCCGCTCGAGTCGGCTTTTGGTCCGCAGGTGAAGCAGCTCGACGTGTTTATCGCGCTGCCCGACGAGGTCGACAACGCGCCGAACCTCGACCCCGACCCGAAGCAGCTCGTGACGTCGCGCTACATTCGCGGTGACGCGTCCGTGCTCGACTACAACACGGGCACCACGGAGCAGCCCATGAGCTGGGCGCGGCGCACCGTGCGCCTCCTCTTCGGCGAAGAGCACCAGGAGGCCATGGTCGTCATGCGCATCGGGCAGGTGATGCGCGGCCCGACGGGCGCGATGTCGCTTCGCACCGACGTCATTCCGCCGGTCTTGCGTATCGGCGCCTCGACGATGCTGATGACCGGCTTCAGTCGGCTCCTCTCGCGCATGACGGGCAAGCAACGGGCGCTCGCCGAGACCCGCAAGCAGCGGACCGAAGCGGCCGTCGAGTTCTTGGCCAGCGACGCGACGAAATTCTGGCTCTTGAACGCGCTGAACCTCTGGATCCCGGTCTTCTCGCACCTCGTGGAGGAGGGGCGGCACCATCCGAGCGATGCGTACGTGTCCCTCGGGCAGCTGATTGGGCAGCTCTGCACGTTCGCCGTCGACGGCGACCCGTCGGCGATCCCGCGCTTCGACTACCTGGAGCTCGGTGACGTCTTCCGCAAGCTCTTCGACCGAGCCGAGTTTCTCCTCGAGGCGGTCATCGCGGAGAAGTACACAGAGATCGAGCTGAAGAAGCGCGAAGACGGCATGTACCTGGGGAATTTGCCCGATCCGAGCATTCTTCAGCACGAGTTCTTCGTCGGCGCGCAGGGCTCCATCGGCGAGACGGCGCTGCGGGACAAGCTCCCGCGATTGTCGAAAATTGCGTCTTGGAACCAGATTTCCTCGATTCTGAACTCCGCCGTGAACGGAGCTAAGCTCGAACTCGAATACAGACCGCCGGGGGCGCTGCCGGTGCGGGGCGGCATGGTCTTCTTCCGGGTGCAAAAGACCCCAGAATTTTGGTCAGACATCGTGACCACGGGCACCATTGCACTTTACCAGCCCATCGAGCCCTCCGCCGTGACCCTCACCCTCTACGCCGTTGATCCTTCGAGCCTGAAATGA
- the tssJ gene encoding type VI secretion system lipoprotein TssJ, whose protein sequence is MTVAVGATAFACTTTPPPAAKAAPDRCKFQVVDMTILGSRRLNPTETGEARPVQLRIYQSKSDARFNFAEFEDIWKKDQKTLGDDYVSMQEITVYPESRADVRFERDEAALNIVAMGLFRNPSGRTWWTSFDLPPPPGKGECGADCPDGQCDGGSNLNPHYVVWLDGTRIDDGADHLDDYPEGRWPRQSSAKLSPAKAAEKAEK, encoded by the coding sequence GTGACCGTCGCCGTGGGAGCGACCGCGTTCGCGTGCACGACGACGCCACCACCGGCCGCGAAGGCGGCGCCCGACCGGTGCAAGTTTCAGGTCGTCGACATGACGATCCTCGGCTCCCGGCGCCTCAATCCCACGGAGACGGGCGAGGCTCGTCCGGTGCAGCTTCGCATCTACCAATCGAAGAGCGACGCCCGCTTCAACTTCGCGGAGTTCGAGGACATCTGGAAGAAGGACCAGAAGACCCTCGGTGACGACTACGTCTCGATGCAGGAGATCACGGTCTACCCGGAGTCGCGCGCCGACGTCCGCTTCGAGCGAGACGAAGCGGCCCTCAACATCGTGGCCATGGGACTCTTCCGCAACCCGAGCGGGCGAACCTGGTGGACGAGCTTCGACCTCCCGCCGCCGCCAGGGAAGGGCGAGTGCGGCGCCGATTGTCCCGACGGCCAGTGCGATGGCGGCAGCAACCTGAACCCGCACTACGTCGTGTGGCTCGACGGCACTCGCATCGACGACGGCGCCGATCACCTCGACGACTACCCCGAGGGGCGCTGGCCGCGCCAGTCGAGCGCCAAGCTCTCTCCAGCGAAGGCCGCGGAAAAGGCCGAAAAATGA
- the tssH gene encoding type VI secretion system ATPase TssH translates to MLVVEPRPLLRKLNPTCTRALEAAAAMCMQSRHYEVTTEHVMLALLDDRGSDVTTVLEALGLDLTTARSAISRALGDLRSGNAGKPAFSPLLLEWIQDAWLYGSTELGEAKVRSGGLLVRLAAAPTRYTATEVPVFEQLPREELRKNLAVIAASSGEAKEQTTISETGASTGGGGGAGPEGLKGATALGPPDGALARFTSDLTERARKGELDPVFGREPEIRQLVDILSRRRKNNPVIVGEPGVGKTALVEGLALRIAEGSVPEQMRGVHLLVLDLGALQAGAGVKGEFENRLKGVIAEVKSSPKPIVVFIDEAHTIIGAGGQQGGGDAANLLKPALARGELRTIAATTWTEYKKYFEKDAALERRFQPVKVDEPSLDNATLMLRGLAKRFEEAHGIIVQDEAVRAAVSLSSRYISGRLLPDKAVDLLDTSAARVKVLRGAPPSALEDRKAELAAIHRHLEALERDERAGLVIDQEARKDALERKAAAEGSIAELEARTAAQRAIVERVDGLRKEVTEGAEAKRPDLRKALDELKAIKPEDLLVHADVDPEIVAAVVGDWTGIPVGKMVKDDIAAILDIEPRLRARVRGQDHALDLVAREIRAARSGLKSETQPIGVFLLVGPSGVGKTETALALADILFGGERFMCTINMSEFQERHTVSRLIGSPPGYVGFGEGGMLTEAVRQRPYSLVLLDEVEKADRDVLNLFYQVFDKGMLADGEGRVIDFKNTVLILTSNLATDLITNAADPAGDAPPSLDDMVTLIKPTLSAHFKPALLARMTVVPYYPIRADALAAIVRMKLKSVANRARASHGIDLQIDDAVVDAIAARCREVESGARNADHILRGSVLPILSAEILRRLADGSALDKIRLALDAQGNIVTT, encoded by the coding sequence ATGCTCGTCGTCGAACCCCGCCCACTCCTCCGCAAGCTCAACCCAACGTGTACGCGCGCTCTCGAGGCCGCCGCGGCCATGTGCATGCAGTCGCGTCACTACGAGGTGACCACCGAGCACGTCATGCTCGCGCTTCTCGACGACCGAGGCAGCGACGTCACGACCGTGCTCGAGGCGCTCGGGCTCGACCTGACGACGGCGCGTTCAGCGATCTCGCGGGCGCTGGGCGATCTTCGGAGCGGAAACGCGGGCAAGCCGGCCTTCAGTCCGCTGCTCCTTGAGTGGATCCAAGACGCGTGGCTCTACGGCTCGACGGAGCTCGGCGAGGCCAAGGTCCGTTCCGGTGGCCTCTTGGTGCGCCTCGCGGCGGCGCCGACCCGCTACACGGCGACCGAGGTCCCGGTCTTCGAGCAACTCCCTCGTGAGGAGCTCCGCAAGAACCTTGCGGTCATCGCCGCGTCGAGCGGTGAAGCCAAAGAGCAGACGACCATCTCCGAGACGGGTGCCTCGACTGGCGGCGGCGGCGGCGCGGGGCCCGAGGGACTCAAGGGCGCCACGGCGCTCGGACCGCCCGACGGCGCGCTCGCTCGCTTCACCAGCGACCTCACGGAGCGCGCGAGGAAAGGGGAGCTCGACCCGGTGTTCGGTCGCGAGCCCGAGATCCGGCAGCTCGTCGACATCCTCTCGCGCCGTCGCAAGAACAACCCGGTCATCGTCGGCGAGCCGGGCGTCGGCAAAACGGCGCTCGTCGAGGGCCTCGCGCTCCGCATCGCAGAGGGCTCGGTCCCCGAGCAGATGCGAGGCGTTCACCTCCTCGTCTTGGATCTCGGCGCGCTTCAGGCCGGCGCTGGCGTGAAGGGTGAGTTTGAGAACCGGTTGAAGGGCGTTATCGCCGAGGTGAAATCTTCGCCGAAGCCCATCGTCGTCTTCATCGACGAGGCCCACACGATCATCGGCGCCGGTGGACAGCAGGGGGGCGGCGACGCGGCCAACCTCTTGAAGCCGGCGTTGGCGCGCGGCGAGCTCCGCACGATCGCGGCGACCACCTGGACCGAATACAAGAAGTACTTCGAAAAAGACGCCGCCCTCGAGCGCCGCTTTCAGCCGGTCAAGGTCGACGAGCCGAGCCTCGATAACGCGACCCTGATGCTCCGTGGCCTCGCGAAGCGCTTCGAGGAAGCGCACGGGATCATCGTGCAGGACGAGGCGGTTCGAGCCGCCGTGTCGCTCTCGAGTCGCTACATCTCCGGGCGGCTCTTGCCCGACAAGGCCGTCGATCTTCTCGACACGAGCGCCGCTCGCGTGAAGGTTCTGCGCGGCGCGCCGCCGTCGGCCCTCGAGGATCGCAAGGCCGAGCTTGCGGCCATCCATCGGCACCTCGAAGCGCTGGAGCGCGATGAGCGCGCCGGCCTGGTCATCGATCAGGAGGCGCGCAAAGACGCCCTCGAGCGCAAGGCAGCCGCTGAAGGTTCCATCGCCGAGCTCGAGGCGAGGACGGCGGCCCAGCGCGCCATCGTGGAACGCGTCGACGGTCTCCGAAAGGAAGTGACCGAAGGCGCCGAGGCCAAGAGGCCCGACCTTCGCAAAGCGCTCGACGAGCTCAAGGCCATCAAGCCGGAAGACCTCCTCGTGCACGCCGACGTCGACCCGGAGATCGTCGCCGCCGTCGTGGGCGACTGGACCGGCATTCCCGTCGGCAAGATGGTTAAAGACGACATCGCGGCCATCCTCGACATCGAGCCGCGGCTAAGGGCGCGCGTGCGCGGGCAAGACCACGCGCTCGATCTCGTGGCCCGCGAGATTCGCGCGGCGCGCTCGGGCCTGAAGTCCGAGACGCAGCCGATCGGCGTCTTTCTGCTCGTGGGCCCGAGCGGCGTCGGCAAGACCGAGACGGCGTTGGCTCTCGCCGACATCCTCTTTGGTGGTGAGCGCTTCATGTGCACCATCAACATGAGCGAGTTCCAGGAGCGCCATACCGTCTCCCGCCTCATCGGTTCGCCGCCGGGCTACGTGGGCTTTGGCGAAGGCGGCATGTTGACGGAGGCCGTCCGCCAGCGGCCCTACTCGCTGGTGCTCCTCGACGAGGTCGAAAAGGCCGATCGCGACGTCTTGAACCTGTTCTACCAAGTCTTCGACAAGGGCATGCTCGCCGACGGTGAAGGTCGCGTCATCGACTTCAAGAACACGGTCCTCATCCTGACGTCGAACCTGGCGACCGATCTCATCACCAACGCCGCCGATCCGGCGGGCGACGCGCCTCCGTCGCTCGACGACATGGTCACGCTGATCAAGCCGACGCTCTCGGCGCACTTCAAGCCGGCGCTCCTGGCCCGCATGACCGTCGTGCCGTACTACCCGATCCGTGCCGACGCCCTCGCGGCCATCGTTCGCATGAAGCTGAAGAGCGTCGCGAACCGCGCGCGCGCCTCCCACGGCATCGACCTTCAGATCGACGACGCCGTGGTCGACGCCATCGCGGCGCGCTGCCGCGAGGTCGAGAGCGGTGCCCGCAACGCCGACCACATCTTGCGCGGCAGCGTGCTGCCGATTCTCTCGGCGGAGATCTTGCGCCGCCTCGCCGATGGCAGCGCCCTCGACAAGATTCGGCTCGCGCTCGACGCGCAGGGCAACATCGTCACGACATGA
- a CDS encoding transglycosylase SLT domain-containing protein gives MTTFGSAQGLGRLLRRNQMGILRLFGVGVLFAVFMPMHGTRYQGDAQKLPELTQSAGATPNAKLLAASRPAGSAAESARLRALRSSESDLFKNLPDASRPTETASRVDEAPREGREVQAPRDATEDTSWLANLRMPDMPIRAHERVRQYVDYFTQNADGRRVFRTWLKRSGRYSKTVSGALREQLMPQDLQAVVFVESGYSPKAVSTAGAVGLWQFMASTARIYGLAVEADIDERRSVERASQAAVKHLSDMRDRFGSWELALAAYNMGYKALVDRIKDVSTNDFWMLSELEGVLPRETQLYVPKVLAAAIILRNLDRFGLDDVRVDPPVATADLDVPSGTPLAVVARASGTSVKAIRELNPEILSDTVPDRGRTLAVHVPSSGIARAQTILPRLLEKRDREGLDDGREDFDWGSDDAPRRSASRRRGDFFDAEPRTAATLDEPRRPARVARNVPRDDDQEGPAGRVILYRVGERESITGIAKAFGTSASQIASDNYLDPDGKLQKGMLLIVEVSSKSMNRIMKRRTQGRIDDSEREPSRAADGQPEDDSARGSGPGITLPADVRSNGTRG, from the coding sequence ATGACGACCTTCGGATCGGCGCAGGGGCTCGGACGGTTGCTCCGACGAAACCAGATGGGGATCCTTCGACTGTTCGGCGTGGGGGTCCTTTTTGCGGTGTTCATGCCGATGCACGGCACCCGCTATCAGGGCGACGCGCAGAAGCTCCCGGAGCTCACCCAGTCTGCCGGCGCGACGCCTAACGCGAAGTTGCTCGCGGCCAGCCGCCCGGCGGGGAGCGCCGCCGAGTCGGCGCGTTTGCGAGCGCTGCGGAGCTCCGAGTCCGACCTCTTCAAGAACCTCCCCGACGCGTCACGCCCGACCGAGACGGCGAGCCGCGTCGACGAGGCCCCCCGTGAAGGGCGCGAAGTGCAGGCGCCGCGCGACGCCACGGAGGACACCTCCTGGCTCGCCAACTTGCGAATGCCCGACATGCCGATTCGCGCTCACGAGCGCGTCCGCCAATACGTCGACTACTTCACGCAGAACGCCGATGGGCGCCGCGTGTTCCGGACTTGGCTAAAGCGCAGCGGACGCTACTCGAAGACCGTCAGCGGAGCGCTCCGCGAGCAGCTCATGCCGCAGGACCTTCAGGCCGTTGTGTTCGTCGAGAGCGGCTATTCGCCCAAGGCCGTGTCGACAGCGGGCGCCGTGGGCCTCTGGCAGTTCATGGCCAGCACCGCACGCATCTACGGCCTCGCCGTGGAAGCTGACATCGACGAGCGGCGGAGTGTCGAGCGGGCCTCGCAAGCGGCGGTGAAACACCTGTCGGACATGCGCGATCGCTTTGGCTCTTGGGAGCTCGCGTTGGCCGCCTACAACATGGGCTACAAGGCCCTTGTCGATCGCATCAAGGACGTGTCGACCAACGATTTCTGGATGCTGTCGGAGCTCGAGGGCGTGCTGCCGCGCGAGACCCAGCTCTACGTCCCCAAGGTCCTCGCCGCGGCGATCATCTTGCGCAACCTCGACCGCTTCGGCCTCGACGACGTGCGCGTGGATCCGCCCGTCGCCACCGCCGATCTCGACGTGCCCTCAGGCACCCCGCTCGCCGTGGTCGCCCGCGCGTCGGGCACGAGCGTCAAGGCCATTCGCGAGCTGAACCCGGAGATCCTGTCTGACACGGTCCCTGACCGAGGGCGAACGCTCGCGGTGCACGTGCCGTCGTCGGGCATCGCCCGGGCGCAGACGATCCTGCCGCGCCTCCTCGAAAAGCGCGACCGCGAGGGCCTCGACGACGGGCGCGAGGACTTCGACTGGGGCTCCGACGACGCGCCCCGCCGCTCGGCGTCGCGTCGCCGCGGTGACTTCTTCGACGCCGAGCCCCGAACCGCTGCCACGCTCGATGAGCCGCGGCGACCGGCGCGCGTGGCTCGTAACGTGCCGCGCGACGACGACCAAGAAGGGCCTGCCGGCCGCGTCATTCTCTATCGAGTGGGCGAGCGCGAGAGCATCACCGGCATTGCAAAGGCCTTCGGCACCAGCGCGTCACAAATCGCGAGCGACAATTACCTCGACCCCGACGGCAAGCTCCAAAAGGGCATGCTCCTCATCGTCGAGGTGTCCTCCAAGTCGATGAACCGCATCATGAAGCGTCGCACTCAGGGCCGCATCGACGATTCCGAGCGGGAACCTTCACGCGCCGCCGACGGGCAACCGGAGGACGACTCGGCCCGGGGCAGCGGTCCCGGCATCACCCTTCCGGCAGACGTGCGCAGCAACGGCACGCGAGGATAG